The following are encoded together in the Zingiber officinale cultivar Zhangliang chromosome 8A, Zo_v1.1, whole genome shotgun sequence genome:
- the LOC122011557 gene encoding neo-calmodulin-like: MDLTAGHKEAFSLFDKDGDGCITVEELADVVRSLGHDPTKQELQDMIMEVDVNGNGTIEFNEFLSIMDRKMKEVEAEEELREAFNVFDIDQNGFISASELMKVMISLGDDVTSEQVLEMIREADMDGDGQVNFDEFTRMMMFLKS; encoded by the exons ATGGATCTCACAGCGGGGCATAAGGAGGCCTTCTCCCTATTCGACAAAGATGGAGATG GTTGCATCACAGTTGAAGAACTGGCTGATGTCGTTCGTTCATTGGGACATGACCCAACTAAACAAGAACTGCAGGATATGATCATGGAGGTCGATGTGAATGGCAATGGGACCATAGAGTTCAATGAGTTCCTCAGCATAATGGATAGAAAAATGAAG GAGGTGGAAGCAGAAGAGGAGCTGAGAGAAGCCTTTAACGTTTTTGATATAGACCAGAATGGTTTCATCTCGGCTAGTGAG CTCATGAAGGTGATGATCAGCCTTGGAGATGATGTTACCAGTGAGCAGGTTTTAGAGATGATTAGAGAAGCTGATATGGATGGTGATGGACAAGTGAACTTTGATGAATTCACCAGGATGATGATGTTCCTCAAGTCTTGA
- the LOC122011364 gene encoding beta-carotene isomerase D27, chloroplastic-like, whose amino-acid sequence MEASCLIGYAGIRSSCLGRQRTRRGVACRRRASRRLMISATAAPQTPAMYTALKMTDDTRPLLAHIKEEEEKKETYRDNWLDLLAIRYLTRAIQATTGISSEKEGYEGLVEAAVMISKKFETKAQQNLVIQALQKAFPIAILTMIKTLLPPSTFSREYFAAFTTLFFPWLIGPCEVKESQVNGKTEKNVVYIPKCRFLESTNCVGLCTNLCKIPSQSFIQDSLGMPVYMNPKFEDMSCEMIFGQQAPIDDPSLKQPCYHKSCIAKQAHGVNCS is encoded by the exons ATGGAGGCTTCTTGTCTTATTGGTTATGCAGGGATTAGATCCTCTTGCCTTGGACGACAAAGGACTAGGAGAGGAGTAGCCTGCAGGAGGAGAGCAAGTCGGAGGTTGATGATATCTGCGACTGCGGCACCTCAAACGCCGGCCATGTACACTGCTCTGAAGATGACCGACGACACGAGGCCGCTGCTGGCGCACataaaggaggaggaagaaaagaaggaaacGTACAGAGACAACTGGCTCGACCTCCTCGCGATCCGTTACTTGACCCGAGCCATCCAAGCGACCACAG GGATAAGCAGCGAGAAGGAAGGGTATGAGGGGCTGGTTGAGGCAGCAGTCATGATATCCAAGAAATTTGAAACAAAAGCACAGCAGAATCTAGTGATCCAAGCTCTGCAGAAGGCCTTCCCAATAGCCATACTGACAATG ATAAAGACTTTATTGCCACCATCCACATTTTCAAGAGAATACTTTGCAGCTTTCACTACATTATTCTTCCCATGGCTAATAGGCCCCTGTGAG GTCAAGGAATCACAAGTCAACGGCAAAACAGAGAAAAATGTGGTCTACATCCCTAAATGCAG GTTTCTTGAGAGCACCAACTGCGTAGGGCTGTGCACAAACTTATGCAAGATCCCAAGTCAAAGCTTCATCCAGGATTCACTTGGGATGCCAGTCTATATGAATCCAA AATTTGAAGACATGAGTTGTGAGATGATCTTTGGTCAGCAAGCACCAATTGACGATCCCTCACTGAAGCAACCATGCTATCACAAATCCT GCATAGCAAAGCAGGCACATGGAGTGAACTGCTCCTAG